Proteins from a genomic interval of Colias croceus chromosome 2, ilColCroc2.1:
- the LOC123699895 gene encoding uncharacterized protein LOC123699895 gives MILFFSKKKGDVVTTFYRIVKVTDCDATSLYNLVCSTLQEDELRVEMLVGIGLDGTNVMIGRNHSLAALLKQKIPDLIVIKCSSHSLHLCAEKAAESLPRQLEFLLRETHNWFSYSAKRLDAYRDLFEVMNNSRNPKKIAGFCGTRWLARYNAITTILDQWEELQLLFLLSKREDRCYMAEKLHDIMKCPVFKGYLMFLKERLNMLFQSENVESVKLLEDVYLLLRGLLQKLVVPAQLEKLSDKDLITFDFKQYMMHTSAINLGHDTEVLLREVNQNEACELRDRCRNFMVTLCSEVQSRTPEHIHILKSVSLLTPQIATSQVKPDLTNFLQMFERFMAVRPKPNLNGTIKTNLHHKEWRNTSSSVSFWAEVNTDLDAGGIKRFAAISKFALAVLSMPLSNATVERAFSIYSIIKNKLRNRLSVEMLQHLMMVRYSLKRNYTSCVTFKPTDAMLKKFSNEMYDFKKKMTADDIEVQTMDTFQECLEMLD, from the coding sequence ATGATTCTCTTTTTTTCAAAGAAGAAGGGTGATGTGGTTACAACCTTTTATAGAATCGTCAAAGTTACAGATTGCGACGCTACATCTCTGTACAATTTAGTCTGCTCCACTCTGCAAGAAGATGAACTTCGCGTCGAAATGTTAGTTGGGATAGGTTTAGATGGAACTAATGTAATGATAGGAAGAAATCATTCCCTTGCTGCTCTTTTGAAGCAAAAAATACCTGATCTGATAGTAATAAAATGTTCAAGTCACTCCTTGCATTTGTGTGCAGAAAAGGCGGCGGAAAGTCTACCACGTCAACTTGAGTTTCTACTACGTGAAACACACAACTGGTTTTCCTACAGTGCTAAACGTCTGGATGCATACAGGGATCTATTCGAAGTAATGAATAATAGTAGGAATCCAAAGAAAATTGCAGGTTTCTGCGGAACTCGATGGTTAGCACGATACAATGCCATTACTACAATCCTGGATCAATGGGAAGAGTTGCAACTGTTGTTTTTACTCTCAAAGAGAGAAGACAGATGTTACATGGCAGAAAAGTTGCATGACATAATGAAATGTCCTGTGTTTAAAGGCTACTTGATGTTTTTGAAAGAACGACTGAACATGTTATTTCAGAGTGAAAATGTAGAATCTGTGAAATTACTGGAGGacgtttatttgttattaagaGGTTTGCTACAAAAACTGGTTGTACCCGCACAGCTTGAGAAATTGAGTGACAAAgatttaataacatttgaCTTCAAACAATATATGATGCACACAAGTGCTATTAACCTAGGACATGACACTGAGGTCCTATTGCGGGAAGTAAATCAAAACGAAGCGTGCGAACTACGTGACCGATGCAGAAACTTTATGGTCACTTTGTGCTCAGAGGTGCAAAGTAGAACTCCTGAGCACATTCATATATTGAAGTCTGTATCACTGCTGACCCCACAAATTGCCACCTCGCAAGTGAAACCTGATCTGACAAATTTTCTGCAAATGTTCGAAAGGTTTATGGCAGTAAGACCGAAGCCGAATCTGAATGGTACCATTAAAACCAATTTGCATCACAAAGAATGGAGGAACACGTCGTCCAGCGTTTCATTTTGGGCCGAGGTTAATACCGATTTAGATGCAGGAGGAATTAAGAGGTTTGCTGCCATCTCAAAATTTGCTTTGGCTGTGTTGTCAATGCCACTATCAAATGCAACGGTGGAAAGAGCTTTCTCCATTTAttcaatcataaaaaataagcttCGAAATAGATTATCTGTAGAAATGTTGCAACACTTAATGATGGTGAGGTACAGcttaaaaagaaattatacGTCTTGCGTCACATTTAAACCGACTGACGCAATGTTGAAAAAGTTTTCGAATGAAATGTACGATTTCAAGAAGAAAATGACTGCAGATGACATAGAAGTCCAGACGATGGATACATTCCAAGAATGTTTGGAAATGCTAGATTAA
- the LOC123699429 gene encoding zinc finger CCCH-type with G patch domain-containing protein — MDNLADSINQYRNQLLIVKQSLETNNNPEEHTSLLELQSELQQLIDLTEESLNAQRQQEAEENSLQPQNDESQNELDSEYALFMQEMAQSGAYEKDKSQDTTEKSAENSQNDDSDIEDELATLLGMKCAVYHTHSWGGQPSLHNAMVSAVLPRQDEDQFSDLQVRVLFTHPTHTEMLPCPYYLSGECKFDDEKCRYSHGAVAQLSELKEAIEPKYDTLKAGSRILLKLKAPDDEDVSVAKKSTEKYHLWHRAVVTSVDLENRLCVAKLEQGAKTGEKRKAAVEEYHVHFEELFPLNNDDDDSSDSDDSISDTEYPEMKIARPETEQELILDKSLQNNAPAMGEWEKHTRGIGSKLMLAMGYVPGAGLGAGGAGRVQPVEARVLPRGSSLDHCLALTERAGTQDPLKVEQRLKRLQKKEEERNKRAYEREKERERRNVFNFLNKTLGDGAEKSEPTTTTCIDIKQSSSKDLNIEQFKIEEDSRKIENEIIKLRNTLCKYPAGTNGNRNITNQIAEKNKELAALKQKGQQITREQKLRKDKQKLTMF; from the exons atGGATAATTTGGCTGATTCAATTAACCAATACAGAAATCAA TTACTTATTGTAAAGCAAAGCCtggaaacaaacaataatcCAGAGGAGCATACTTCTTTATTAGAATTACAATCAGAATTGCAGCAGCTAATTGATTTAACAGAAGAAAGTTTGAATGCTCAACGTCAACAGGAAGCTGAAGAGAATTCTTTACAACCACAAAATGATGAAAGCCAGAATGAATTGGACAGTGAATACGCACTATTTatg CAAGAAATGGCACAGAGTGGAGCTTATGAAAAAGACAAAAGTCAAGACACAACTGAAAAATCAGCAGAAAACAGCCAAAATGATGATAGTGATATTGAg GATGAGTTAGCCACTCTTCTTGGTATGAAGTGTGCTGTATACCACACTCACTCATGGGGAGGACAACCAAGTCTACACAATGCAATGGTCAGTGCTGTCTTGCCTCGGCAAGATGAAGATCAATTTAGTGACTTACAA GTACGAGTTTTATTTACACACCCCACTCATACAGAGATGTTGCCATGTCCATATTACTTAAGTGGTGAATGCAAATTTGACGATGAAAAATGTAG atACTCCCATGGTGCCGTAGCACAATTGTCAGAGTTAAAAGAAGCTATAGAACCCAAATATGATACACTCAAAGCAGGAAGTAGAATATTATTGAAGCTTAAAGCACCTGATGATGAG gaTGTGAGTGTAGCAAAGAAGTCCACAGAAAAATATCACTTATGGCATAGAGCTGTAGTGACCAGTGTCGATCTAGAGAACAGATTGTGTGTCGCAAAGTTAGAGCAAGGTGCGAAAACGGGAGAAAAGAGAAAGGCAGCGGTTGAAGAATATCATGTGCACTTTGAAGAGCTGTTTCCCTTAAACA ACGATGATGACGATAGCAGTGACTCAGATGATAGTATAAGTGATACAGAGTACCCAGAAATGAAAATTGCTAGACCAGAAACAGAACAAGAGTTGATTCTTGATAAGAGTCTGCAGAATAACGCTCCCGCTATGGGAGAGTGGGAGAAACACACTAGA GGCATAGGGTCGAAGCTAATGCTAGCGATGGGGTACGTGCCGGGCGCGGGGCTGggcgcgggcggcgcggggcgcgtgCAGCCGGTTGAGGCGCGCGTGCTGCCGCGCGGCTCCAGCCTCGACCACTGCCTCGCGCTCACTGAGCGGGCTGGTACACAGGACCCGTTGAAG gtTGAACAGCGACTAAAAAGGTTACAAAAGAAGgaagaagaaagaaataagCGAGCCTACGAGAGAGAAAAAGAAAGAGAACGCCGTAACGTTTTTAACTTCCTCAACAAAACCTTAGGCGACGGTGCTGAAAAATCGGAGCCAACCACAACTACTTGCATAGATATTAAACAGTCTTCTAGTAAAGATTTAAATAtagaacaatttaaaatagaagAAGATAGCagaaaaatagaaaatgaaattattaaattaaggaatACACTCTGCAAATATCCTGCGGGAACAAACGGTAACCGAAATATCACTAATCAAATAGCAGAAAAGAACAAAGAGTTGGCAGCATTAAAGCAAAAGGGACAACAGATAACAAGGGAACAAAAACTCAgaaaagataaacaaaaattgacCATGTTCTGA
- the LOC123699440 gene encoding uncharacterized protein LOC123699440, giving the protein MLETDEVDVDLFTPAPGTSLASIFNANQIEPDKENTTLKYVPQTPAQPPQEPTSEKPKSASVTNCIFATAISGYEWTNGTYNLHENLGFAIIKSATDNTHHLFIYTSEKRTLSLATINSTFIVNVKKDVSISYYDNFKKYWLICAPAAKIANIVDCLQNINVNIKHSTDENVEEVLDDTVASKKNVGSDGDLSNSKDSILKRMANMGQSVLPQLNNVTVQSTDSTDEHDDENNLNFTRHKLTKNTAKRSTEKNSHSTNNHLESNKPHPPARPLIENSTSILPLKQELALIKNTDLKGPSNTQYSDLNSYDMHSFISEQRISNTELRINVNRLSDKLELLTLNKASELEKTQSTSKQPMNIVEKLIKEYESKIMIYENFIKSKGFDCSLILASPNETSIPNSEDGKGNDNLQLLCQEKDKEIEDLKNKLQIITESHATISENYKTFESFLLNEINELKKDVTDKNDLITKMDTNIQVLMENHNKNDMNNKIKKLMNNTYQTISMNFNDDENYPGATVKTIVGAVIKNSTLESFYDNNCL; this is encoded by the exons ATGTTGGAAACAGATGAAGTTGACGTGGATCTTTTCACACCTGCACCTGg aacTTCGTTGGCTTCGATATTCAATGCGAATCAAATTGAACCGGACAAGGAAAACACTACATTAAAGTATGTTCCACAAACACCAGCACAGCCTCCGCAGGAACCAACATCAGAAAAACCTAAAAGTGCCTCAGTCACCAACTGCATTTTTGCAACTGCCATTTCAGGATATGAATG GACAAATGGAACATACAATCTGCATGAGAATTTGGGttttgcaataattaaatCAGCAACAGATAATACCcatcatttgtttatttatacctcTGAAAAGCGTACACTTTCCCTTGCAACTATCAATTCCACATTTATTGTCAATGTAAAAAAAGATGTcagtatatcatattatgataattttaaaaagtattggCTTATCTGTGCTCCAGCTGCAAAAATAGCCAATATTGTGGATTGccttcaaaatattaatgtaaatataaagcaTTCCACTGACGAAAATGTAGAGGAAGTTTTAGATGACACAGTGgcttctaaaaaaaatgtaggaaGTGATGGAGATTTATCAAATAGTAAAGATTCTATCTTGAAGAGAATGGCTAATATGGGCCAGTCAGTATTGCCTCAACTAAATAATGTAACAGTTCAATCTACAGATTCAACTGATGAACATGATGATGAAAACAATCTGAACTTTACTAGACATAAACTCACCAAAAATACAGCAAAGCGATCGACAGAGAAAAATTCACATTCTACAAACAATCATTTGGAATCAAATAAGCCTCACCCTCCTGCAAGGCCATTGATTGAAAATTCTACCAGTATTTTGCCACTGAAACAAGAACTTGcccttataaaaaatactgatCTTAAAGGACCTAGTAACACTCAATATTCGGATTTGAATTCCTATGATATGCATAGTTTCATATCAGAGCAAAGAATAAGCAATACAGAGTTGCGTATCAATGTCAATCGATTGTCTGATAAATTGGAACTATTGACATTGAACAAAGCCTCAGAATTAGAAAAAACGCAATCTACATCAAAGCAACCAATGAATATTGTAGAGAAACTTATAAAAGAAtatgaaagtaaaattatgatttatgaaaatttcattaaatctaAAGGATTTGATTGTAGTTTAATATTAGCAAGTCCTAATGAAACAAGTATTCCCAATTCGGAAGATGGTAAAGGAAATGACAATTTACAACTTTTGTGCCAAGAAAAAGACAAGGAAATTGAagatcttaaaaataaactccAAATCATAACCGAATCACATGCCACTATAtcagaaaattataaaacatttgaaagtttcctattaaatgaaataaatgaactAAAAAAAGATGTAACTGACAAAAACGATCTCATTACCAAAATGGATACTAATATTCAAGTCTTAATggaaaatcataataaaaatgatatgaataataaaataaagaaattgatGAACAACACATATCAAACAATTTCTATGAATTTTAATGATGATGAGAATTATCCAGGTGCAACAGTAAAAACCATTGTTGGGGcagttattaaaaattctaCACTGGAATccttttatgataataattgtcttTAG
- the LOC123699538 gene encoding zinc finger protein 622 encodes MPDTFTCITCQVLFKSADLQREHYKLDWHRYNLKRKVAGIPPVTLDEFELRAKEHREQVQNENCDESVYCKCCSKLFNTKNAYNNHLNSKKHKQAEQNYVPNEKPIQKKEEEESQSDSNSFEKIEADKLLQREKFVVVKDVVGSDDLDIETDSEIEELDSDEWEECRIQGSDSLIKPRDCLFCGHHSKNMVKNLKHMSITHSFFIPDVEYCTDIKGLLLYLGEKISQGFMCLWCNDAGRTFYSMEAAQAHMLDKGHCKMLHEGIALAEYSDYYDYSASYPDHEEGDEDMEVDEPAADPTMLDGDNFQLVLPSGVVIGHRSLLRYYKQNLPETSQVVVKKSQRKLHHLLGVYRALGWAPKEQAAAAKKARDIHFMKRVQAKWQMKMSMKNNKFQKHYRPQVNF; translated from the exons ATGCCTGACACATTCACGTGTATCACTTGCCAGGTGCTGTTTAAGTCTGCAGATTTGCAGCGTGAACATTATAAACTAGACTGGCACAGGTACAATTTGAAGAGAAAAGTCGCAGGTATTCCACCAGTGACATTGGATGAATTTGAATTGAGGGCAAAAGAACATAGGGAACAAGTTCAAAATGAGAATTGCGACGAATCCGTTTATTGCAAATGTTGCTCAAAATTGTTCAATACGAAAAATGCGTACAATAATCACTTGAACAGCAAGAAGCACAAACAAGCTGAACAGAATTATGTGCCCAATGAAAAACCAATTCAAAAGAAGGAAGAAGAGGAGAGTCAATCTGATTCAAATAGTTTCGAAAAAATTGAAGCTGATAAGCTCTTGCAACGAGAAAAATTTGTTGTTGTTAAAGATGTTGTAGGGTCTGATGATCTTGACATTGAAACTGACTCAGAAATTGAAGAG cTTGATTCTGATGAGTGGGAAGAATGTAGAATCCAAGGCAGTGATTCACTTATAAAACCCCGTGACTGTTTGTTCTGTGGTCATCACAGTAAAAATATGGTCAAAAATCTGAAGCACATGTCAATAACCCACTCCTTCTTTATACCAGATGTTGAATATTGCACTGACATAAAAGGGCTGCTCTTGTATCTTGGAGAAAAA ATTTCTCAAGGATTCATGTGCTTATGGTGCAATGATGCTGGCAGAACATTTTACTCAATGGAAGCAGCTCAGGCGCACATGCTTGACAAGGGACATTGTAAAATGTTACATGAGGGCATTGCTTTAGCTGAATATTCTGATTATTATGACTATAG TGCGTCCTACCCTGATCATGAGGAAGGTGATGAAGACATGGAAGTTGATGAGCCAGCAGCAGATCCAACCATGCTGGATGGTGATAATTTCCAACTGGTATTGCCATCTGGCGTAGTTATAGGACATAGGTCCTTGTTGAg gTACTATAAACAAAACCTGCCTGAGACCAGCCAAGTTGTGGTGAAGAAGTCACAACGAAAACTGCATCATTTGTTGGGTGTTTACCGCGCGTTGGGATGGGCGCCTAAAGAACAGGCTGCCGCTGCTAA aaaagctCGTGACATTCATTTCATGAAGAGGGTGCAGGCCAAGTGGCAAATGAAGATGTCTATGAAGAATAACAAGTTCCAAAAACATTACCGACCTCAAGTTAACTTCTAG
- the LOC123699564 gene encoding arginase, hepatic, with protein MNVLKDFVRKMSQVKKWEPLKQVGIIGVPFEKGQKKYGVSVAPAAVRSSGLISELKEIDGLNIKDYGDIDIPASHEDVNVDNMVSLPLVSACNHNVSKKVSQVLRDGRLAVTIGGDHSIGVGTVDGHYNVNEDMILIWVDAHADINTNKTSESGSVHGMPVALLVKELSDYWPYLPTMDWQVPKFSIKNLGYIGLRSVDHYERLAIEKYKVPTFAMEDIEDHGIETSINHILHVLDPGKEKPIHVSFDIDSLDALEAPSTGTPVRGGLTLREGIKLMEIIHSTGRLRALDLVEINPAIGNDSDRKRTIEAGLCILKAALGFSRRGTTPRGISDLPVQTHHNKS; from the exons ATGAATGTTCTTAAGGATTTCGTGAGAAAAATGTCTCAAGTTAAAAAGTGGGAACCTTTAAAGCAAGTTGGTATAATTGGAGTGCCATTTGAGAAGGGACAGAAAAAGTACGGAGTGAGTGTGGCTCCAGCGGCTGTGCGGTCGTCAGGGTTGATTAGTGAATTAAAAGAAATCG ATGGCCTTAACATCAAAGACTACGGAGACATTGATATACCGGCAAGTCACGAAGATGTGAACGTAGATAACATGGTGTCTCTACCTCTTGTGTCTGCCTGCAATCATAATGTTTCGAAGAAAGTGTCTCAAGTGCTACGGGACGGGAGACTTGCTGTTACTATAGGAGGAGACCATTCCATTGGAGTAG GCACAGTAGACGGGCATTACAATGTGAACGAAGACATGATCCTCATCTGGGTGGACGCCCACGCGGACATCAACACAAACAAAACTTCCGAGTCGGGCTCGGTGCACGGGATGCCCGTCGCACTTCTCGTGAAAGAGCTATCGGATTACTGGCCTTATCTCCCTACTATGGACTGGCAAGTTCCcaa ATTTTCCATAAAGAACCTTGGTTATATCGGACTTAGATCTGTAGACCACTATGAAAGGTTGGCTATAGAGAAATACAAAGTGCCTACGTTTGCTATGGAAGATATTGAAGA TCATGGTATTGAAACATCGATCAACCATATTTTACACGTTTTGGATCCTGGCAAAGAAAAGCCCATCCACGTAAGCTTCGATATCGATTCCTTGGACGCGCTGGAAGCACCAAGTACTGGAACACcgg TGAGAGGAGGATTAACTCTACGTGAAGGAATAAAACTCATGGAAATTATTCATTCGACGGGCCGTTTGAGAGCACTAGACCTCGTGGAAATAAATCCGGCGATAGGAAATGACTCCGATAGAAAAAGGACAATTGAAGCAGGGCTATGCATTTTAAAGGCGGCGCTCGGATTTTCAAGGCGCGGCACGACCCCGCGAGGCATTTCTGACTTGCCCGTGCAAACGCATCACAATAAGTCTTAA